A stretch of the Armatimonadota bacterium genome encodes the following:
- a CDS encoding nucleoside hydrolase: MTKRIILDTDIGDDIDDAFALALAIASPELELVGVTTVYGPVEKRARIARKLLNWAGKTEIPVIPGFAGCGAPDREPNQAGWATGTGLQPPAQAAVDYLLQAIKNAPGEITVVAIGPLSNVAKCLEGEPAIGVKMAELIVMGGSVRRGYAGAPEPVAEYNIACDVEAAIRVLNSGARLTVVPLDATGTLMLPDRYLGLLRESTGPLARALTELLPLWQAEGRMRPVLHDPLAVGVAFNPGLGRFEPMRLEVTGDGLTVAIAGGAPNASVCVEADAEALFELVAGRISAYGV; the protein is encoded by the coding sequence ATGACCAAGCGCATCATCCTGGATACCGACATCGGGGACGATATTGACGACGCCTTCGCCCTGGCGCTGGCGATCGCTTCGCCCGAGCTGGAGCTGGTGGGGGTGACGACGGTGTACGGCCCGGTCGAGAAGCGCGCGCGCATCGCGCGCAAGCTGCTCAACTGGGCGGGCAAGACGGAGATCCCCGTCATCCCCGGCTTCGCCGGATGCGGGGCGCCCGACCGCGAGCCCAACCAGGCGGGTTGGGCCACCGGCACGGGCCTGCAGCCGCCGGCTCAGGCGGCAGTGGACTACTTGCTGCAAGCGATCAAGAACGCGCCCGGCGAGATCACCGTCGTCGCTATCGGTCCCCTGAGCAATGTCGCGAAGTGCCTGGAGGGGGAGCCGGCGATCGGCGTGAAGATGGCGGAACTGATTGTCATGGGCGGCTCGGTGCGCAGGGGCTACGCGGGCGCGCCGGAGCCGGTGGCCGAATACAACATCGCGTGTGACGTCGAGGCCGCAATCCGGGTCCTCAACTCGGGCGCGCGGTTGACCGTCGTGCCGCTGGACGCGACGGGGACGCTGATGCTGCCCGACAGATACCTTGGGCTCCTGCGCGAGTCCACTGGGCCGCTGGCGCGCGCGCTGACCGAGCTGCTGCCCCTATGGCAGGCGGAAGGGAGAATGCGGCCGGTGCTGCACGATCCGCTGGCGGTGGGGGTGGCGTTCAACCCCGGCCTGGGGCGGTTCGAGCCCATGCGCCTCGAAGTCACCGGCGACGGGCTGACGGTGGCGATCGCGGGCGGCGCGCCCAACGCGTCGGTGTGCGTCGAGGCCGATGCCGAAGCGCTGTTCGAGCTTGTCGCCGGCCGCATCTCGGCCTACGGGGTCTAG